One part of the Algibacter sp. L1A34 genome encodes these proteins:
- a CDS encoding TlpA family protein disulfide reductase, translating into MNKFKYIFILLISFLSCKDEPKEFSTEALNDTFITLNGTEATFQSILDKHKGKTIVIDIWASWCSDCIKGMPKVKALQASNPDLAYVFLSLDREQGAWKRGIEKYQVVGDHYFMANGKDCDFADFLNISWIPRYLVINKAGEIVVFNVIEADDDKLLKAVKN; encoded by the coding sequence ATGAACAAATTTAAATATATTTTCATTTTATTAATTAGCTTTTTAAGCTGTAAAGACGAACCAAAAGAATTTTCTACGGAAGCTTTAAATGACACTTTTATTACCTTAAATGGTACAGAGGCTACATTTCAAAGTATACTCGATAAACACAAAGGGAAAACCATTGTTATCGATATTTGGGCATCGTGGTGTAGTGACTGTATAAAAGGTATGCCTAAGGTTAAAGCGTTGCAAGCCAGTAATCCAGATCTAGCTTATGTGTTTTTATCTTTAGATAGAGAACAAGGCGCATGGAAACGTGGTATTGAAAAATATCAGGTTGTTGGTGATCATTATTTTATGGCAAACGGAAAAGATTGCGATTTCGCAGATTTTTTAAATATAAGTTGGATTCCTAGATATTTGGTGATTAATAAAGCTGGCGAAATCGTTGTATTTAATGTTATTGAAGCTGATGACGATAAGTTGCTAAAAGCTGTGAAAAATTGA
- a CDS encoding DUF6691 family protein — MKFIKFLLVGILFGIILVKSEAVSWYRIYEMFRFQSFHMYGIIGTAVACGILFLQISKRGHIKSLKGADIYVPKKADGFTNYIIGGIIFGLGWALIGACPGPMYILLGTGVSSMLIVIAAAIIGTFLYGILKNKLPH, encoded by the coding sequence ATGAAATTTATAAAATTCTTATTGGTCGGTATCCTTTTTGGTATTATTTTAGTGAAATCCGAAGCCGTTTCATGGTATCGTATTTACGAAATGTTTCGTTTTCAATCCTTTCACATGTACGGCATCATAGGTACAGCTGTTGCGTGCGGTATCCTATTCTTACAAATTTCTAAAAGAGGACATATAAAAAGTTTAAAAGGTGCAGATATTTATGTCCCAAAAAAGGCAGATGGCTTTACAAATTATATTATTGGTGGAATCATTTTTGGTTTAGGTTGGGCCCTTATTGGTGCATGTCCTGGCCCAATGTATATTCTTTTAGGCACAGGCGTTTCTAGCATGCTAATAGTTATTGCTGCAGCTATAATAGGTACATTTCTTTACGGAATCTTAAAAAACAAATTACCACACTAA
- a CDS encoding ATP-dependent Clp protease adaptor ClpS has product MSTQEKTFEELLLEEEVLTQNEIVLHNDDVNTFDHVIDTLIYACEHTPEQAEQCAMLVHYKGKCTVKTGLYDELKPRCSMLLEAGLSAELV; this is encoded by the coding sequence ATGAGTACACAAGAAAAAACATTCGAAGAATTATTACTAGAAGAAGAAGTTTTAACTCAAAACGAGATTGTTTTACATAACGATGATGTAAATACTTTCGATCACGTTATTGATACATTAATTTATGCTTGTGAGCATACACCAGAACAAGCTGAACAATGTGCTATGCTAGTTCATTACAAAGGGAAATGTACAGTTAAAACAGGTTTGTATGACGAGCTGAAACCACGCTGTTCCATGCTTCTTGAAGCGGGATTAAGTGCCGAATTAGTATAA
- a CDS encoding Crp/Fnr family transcriptional regulator, whose protein sequence is MHINQLVKYLENYGTLTSEDKQYLTNLVKIKEYKTGDMFLQSGKIAQEVGFIIEGVFRYFFYDNLGNEITSYFMSENQFVTNVTSFNEYSMSSGCIKAETNCNVLIIDRKSWDLCCKNITNWNSIIATVTSKTLLKKTNFQRQLINQDAKSTYLSFLKTNPSIIARVPQTHIASFLGITKFSLSRIRKQISKE, encoded by the coding sequence ATGCACATCAATCAACTAGTTAAATACTTAGAAAACTACGGTACCCTAACGAGTGAAGACAAGCAGTATTTAACAAATCTCGTTAAGATAAAAGAATATAAAACAGGCGATATGTTTTTACAATCTGGTAAAATAGCACAAGAAGTTGGCTTTATTATTGAAGGTGTATTCCGATACTTTTTTTACGACAATTTAGGAAATGAAATTACTTCGTATTTTATGTCGGAAAATCAATTTGTTACCAATGTGACTAGTTTTAACGAATATTCAATGAGTTCTGGATGTATTAAAGCAGAAACAAATTGCAATGTTTTAATTATTGATAGAAAATCGTGGGATTTATGCTGTAAAAATATTACCAATTGGAATTCTATAATTGCTACAGTTACTTCTAAAACACTATTAAAAAAAACTAATTTTCAACGCCAATTAATAAACCAAGATGCAAAATCTACCTATTTAAGTTTTCTAAAAACAAACCCATCCATTATTGCTAGAGTACCCCAAACTCATATTGCTTCTTTTTTAGGTATTACAAAATTCTCTTTAAGCAGAATTCGTAAACAAATATCGAAAGAATAA
- a CDS encoding ABC transporter permease, translated as MSYLINKIAYAILTLFGVVTVIFFLFNVLPGDPAQMMLGQNEDSEQLATVKHKYGFDKPLGTQYLYYLNDLLPISFHSNQKEDYTFLRQGKYSASKLFTIGNTTTVLKFPYLRESFTKQGKKVSQVLGETLPNTFVLAVSAIIIAIILGVILGIVSALYKDQWLDKIIQIFSTLGMSVPSFFSAILFAWFFGFVLHKYTHLEMTGSLYELDDFGEAMHIKWKNLILPAVVLGIRPLAVVIQLMRNSLLEVFNQDYIRTARAKGLSEFQIIKKHAVKNALNPVVTAISGWFASMLAGAVFVEYIFGWNGLGKEIVNALNTLDLPVIMGAVLVIAVLFVIINIFVDLIYVWLDPKVKLK; from the coding sequence TTGAGCTACCTAATAAATAAAATTGCATACGCCATCCTTACGTTATTTGGAGTAGTAACTGTTATTTTCTTTTTATTTAATGTACTCCCTGGAGATCCAGCTCAAATGATGTTAGGGCAAAATGAAGATAGCGAGCAACTAGCCACAGTAAAGCACAAATATGGTTTCGATAAACCTTTAGGAACACAGTATTTATATTATTTAAACGATTTACTGCCTATATCTTTTCATTCAAATCAAAAAGAAGATTATACTTTTTTGCGACAAGGAAAATACTCTGCTAGCAAGCTATTTACTATTGGAAATACTACAACGGTTTTAAAATTTCCGTATCTACGAGAATCGTTTACAAAACAAGGTAAAAAAGTAAGCCAAGTACTGGGAGAAACTTTACCAAATACATTTGTTTTAGCTGTTTCGGCTATTATAATAGCTATAATTTTAGGGGTTATTTTGGGTATTGTCTCTGCGTTGTATAAAGACCAATGGCTAGATAAAATTATTCAGATATTTAGTACATTAGGTATGAGTGTGCCTTCGTTTTTTAGCGCCATTCTATTCGCTTGGTTTTTTGGGTTTGTGTTGCATAAATACACCCATTTAGAAATGACGGGCAGTCTTTATGAATTAGATGATTTTGGAGAAGCAATGCACATAAAATGGAAAAACTTAATACTTCCAGCCGTGGTTTTAGGTATCCGTCCGTTGGCGGTAGTTATTCAGCTTATGAGAAATTCTTTACTCGAAGTTTTTAACCAAGATTATATTAGAACAGCTCGGGCTAAAGGGCTTAGTGAATTTCAAATTATAAAAAAACATGCTGTTAAAAACGCATTAAACCCAGTCGTTACAGCAATATCTGGCTGGTTCGCTTCCATGCTAGCTGGTGCCGTTTTTGTAGAATATATTTTCGGTTGGAACGGACTCGGAAAAGAAATAGTAAACGCCTTAAATACACTAGATTTACCCGTTATTATGGGAGCTGTTTTAGTAATAGCCGTTTTATTTGTAATTATTAATATTTTTGTCGACTTAATTTATGTTTGGTTAGATCCAAAAGTCAAATTAAAATAA
- a CDS encoding alpha/beta fold hydrolase, with protein MKKILKLIAGIIGLLILGVALIYFFIPKKLVEFSNSQNANAAHLISKTILIDGYNIHYYTNNNILAKDTLVLLHGLGDDKNSFVQSAKFLTDNYYLILPDLLASGENKKEKSLDLSIKGQVKFLNTFLSDLGILRFNLAGNSMGGHIAAAYAIAYPTQIKSLILVNAPGVKLDNHIVYTGFGKILQNEADLDKVLSRVFYKTPIIPRSVKKLYIEQINDSRDFLNNTIIPQIKNGAYFDLKDEISEIKAPTLILWGKHDKVVKFNVAEYYRDHITNSELKLIENASHSPQLEVPELVAKNISIFLK; from the coding sequence ATGAAAAAAATATTAAAATTAATTGCTGGTATCATAGGTCTTTTAATTCTTGGAGTTGCATTAATTTATTTCTTTATTCCTAAAAAGTTAGTCGAATTTTCGAATTCTCAAAACGCCAATGCCGCTCATTTAATATCTAAAACAATACTAATAGATGGTTATAACATACATTATTACACGAACAACAATATATTGGCTAAAGATACATTAGTATTGCTTCACGGTCTTGGAGATGATAAAAACAGCTTTGTACAATCTGCTAAGTTTTTAACCGATAACTACTATTTAATACTTCCAGACCTTTTAGCTTCTGGAGAGAACAAAAAAGAAAAATCTTTAGATTTAAGTATTAAGGGACAGGTAAAATTTTTAAACACCTTTTTAAGTGATTTAGGAATACTCCGATTCAATTTAGCAGGAAACTCCATGGGAGGCCATATTGCTGCGGCTTACGCTATTGCTTACCCTACGCAGATAAAATCACTAATTCTTGTAAATGCACCAGGTGTAAAACTAGACAACCATATTGTTTATACCGGATTTGGTAAAATTTTACAGAATGAAGCAGATTTAGACAAGGTACTTTCACGTGTTTTTTATAAAACCCCTATTATACCTCGATCCGTAAAAAAACTATATATAGAGCAAATAAATGACAGTCGTGATTTTTTAAATAACACCATTATTCCACAAATAAAAAACGGTGCGTATTTTGATTTAAAAGATGAAATAAGTGAGATTAAGGCTCCTACATTAATTCTTTGGGGAAAACATGATAAGGTGGTAAAATTTAATGTAGCCGAATATTATAGAGATCATATTACAAATTCAGAATTAAAACTAATAGAAAACGCATCGCACTCTCCACAACTGGAAGTACCAGAATTGGTGGCAAAAAATATATCGATTTTTTTAAAATAA
- a CDS encoding MBL fold metallo-hydrolase, which produces MKIEQIYTGCLAQGAYYIESKGEVAIIDPLRETQQYVDKANKENAKIKYIFETHFHADFVSGHVDLAKKTGATIVFGPNAETDYKAYIAKDNETFKIGDLTIKVLHTPGHTLESSTYLLIDENGKNHAIFSGDTLFLGDVGRPDLAIKSDLTKEDLAGMLFDSLRNKIIPLADDVIVYPAHGAGSACGKNLSKETVGILGDQKKTNYALRADMTRDEFIKEVLDGIAPPPQYFAKNAMMNKSGYDNFETILKKGDTPLSPKAFEAMANNEDALVLDVRNEQDFINGHIPNSISIGIQGGFAPWVGALITDLKQPILLVVPEGKAQETVTRLSRVGYDNTLGYLEGGIESWKATGKDIETIDSISVDEFSKRFNTQNIQVLDVRKDGEYQSEHLKGDNVKHFALDFINDNMNIIDKNQTYYIHCAGGYRSVIATSILKARGFNNLIDIAGGFGAIKNSNLPTTDFVCPTTL; this is translated from the coding sequence ATGAAAATAGAACAAATATATACAGGTTGCTTAGCTCAAGGTGCGTATTACATCGAGTCTAAAGGCGAAGTTGCCATTATAGACCCTTTACGCGAAACGCAGCAATACGTTGATAAAGCAAACAAAGAAAACGCAAAAATAAAATACATTTTCGAAACACATTTTCATGCAGATTTTGTTTCTGGTCATGTTGATTTAGCCAAAAAAACAGGAGCAACTATCGTGTTTGGACCAAATGCAGAAACCGACTATAAAGCTTATATCGCAAAAGATAACGAAACATTTAAAATTGGAGACCTTACAATAAAAGTATTGCATACTCCAGGACATACCTTAGAATCTTCAACTTATTTACTAATTGATGAAAACGGTAAAAATCATGCTATATTCTCAGGAGACACGCTTTTTTTAGGCGATGTTGGCCGTCCTGACCTAGCAATAAAATCCGATTTAACAAAAGAAGATTTAGCAGGTATGTTATTCGACTCACTTCGCAACAAAATTATACCTCTTGCCGATGATGTTATTGTATATCCAGCGCATGGTGCAGGCTCGGCTTGTGGAAAAAACCTAAGCAAAGAAACTGTTGGTATTTTAGGAGACCAGAAAAAAACTAATTATGCCTTACGCGCCGATATGACACGTGATGAATTTATAAAAGAAGTTCTTGATGGCATTGCTCCTCCTCCACAATATTTCGCAAAAAATGCCATGATGAATAAATCTGGCTATGATAATTTCGAAACCATTTTGAAAAAAGGAGATACCCCGCTTTCTCCCAAAGCTTTTGAAGCTATGGCAAACAATGAAGATGCTTTGGTTTTAGATGTTAGAAATGAACAAGATTTTATAAACGGGCATATACCGAACTCTATATCTATTGGTATTCAAGGTGGATTTGCGCCTTGGGTTGGTGCATTAATTACCGATTTAAAACAACCCATTCTACTTGTTGTTCCAGAAGGAAAAGCACAAGAAACAGTAACTCGATTATCTCGTGTTGGTTATGATAATACATTAGGCTATTTAGAAGGTGGTATTGAAAGCTGGAAAGCTACAGGAAAAGATATTGAAACTATAGACTCTATCTCTGTTGATGAATTTTCTAAGCGTTTTAATACTCAAAACATTCAGGTTTTAGATGTTAGAAAAGATGGCGAATACCAATCGGAACATCTAAAAGGAGATAACGTTAAACATTTTGCGTTAGACTTTATAAACGATAATATGAACATCATTGATAAAAACCAAACATACTATATTCACTGTGCTGGTGGTTACCGCTCTGTTATAGCAACATCTATTTTAAAAGCACGTGGTTTTAATAATTTAATTGATATTGCTGGTGGTTTTGGAGCTATTAAAAATTCTAATTTACCAACCACAGATTTTGTTTGCCCAACTACGCTATAA
- a CDS encoding sulfite exporter TauE/SafE family protein translates to METTQIIGYIGALIVGLVLGLIGGGGSILTVPLLVYLLAYNPVVATAYSLFVVGTTSLVGTLQKFREGLVDVKTGLAFSFPSFIAVYLSRRYLVPNIPETLFNVGNFIITKEMSIMVFFAIIMLIASVSMIKKGKQEDTISSTKQPYYKTFVQGLIIGTITGLIGAGGGFLYVPALVLWANIPMKKAVGTSLIIVTINSLIGFTGDMQTLDIEWTFLLTFTAISILGILLGSYLSKFISGSKLKKSFGFFVLLMAIYILYKELK, encoded by the coding sequence ATGGAAACAACACAAATTATAGGCTACATAGGTGCTCTTATTGTTGGTCTAGTACTAGGCTTAATTGGAGGAGGAGGTTCTATATTAACCGTACCTTTATTAGTCTATTTATTAGCTTACAATCCTGTAGTTGCTACAGCATATTCATTATTTGTTGTAGGCACAACTTCTCTCGTTGGAACTTTACAAAAATTTCGAGAAGGCTTAGTCGATGTAAAAACCGGGCTAGCCTTTTCGTTTCCTTCGTTTATTGCCGTGTATTTATCACGTCGCTACTTAGTACCAAATATTCCCGAAACGCTTTTTAATGTTGGCAATTTCATCATAACAAAAGAAATGAGTATCATGGTCTTTTTTGCCATAATCATGCTTATCGCTTCGGTTTCTATGATAAAAAAAGGAAAACAAGAAGATACCATTAGTTCAACCAAACAACCCTACTACAAAACCTTTGTTCAAGGTCTAATCATTGGTACAATTACAGGTTTAATAGGTGCAGGTGGCGGATTCTTGTACGTACCAGCTTTAGTGCTTTGGGCAAACATCCCTATGAAAAAAGCCGTAGGAACCTCTTTAATTATTGTAACTATAAATTCGCTTATTGGTTTTACAGGCGATATGCAAACCTTAGATATAGAATGGACGTTCCTATTAACTTTTACGGCTATATCTATTCTCGGTATTCTTTTAGGTTCCTATTTATCCAAATTTATTAGCGGAAGCAAACTAAAAAAAAGTTTTGGCTTTTTTGTGCTCTTAATGGCCATCTACATTCTGTACAAAGAGCTTAAATAG
- a CDS encoding DUF2892 domain-containing protein encodes MKKNIGTADKGIRVIMGIAIALLYYFNIISGTLALILMAVALILLITSFINFCPLYSIFKISTNKKVK; translated from the coding sequence ATGAAAAAAAATATAGGAACTGCCGATAAAGGCATCAGAGTAATTATGGGAATTGCCATTGCATTACTATACTATTTTAATATTATTTCGGGAACTTTAGCTTTAATTTTAATGGCAGTTGCCCTTATATTATTAATAACCAGTTTTATAAACTTCTGCCCGCTTTATAGTATTTTCAAAATAAGCACAAACAAAAAAGTAAAATAA
- a CDS encoding YeeE/YedE family protein, with protein MQILLNPWPWYVSGPLIALVMALLLYFGKNFGMSSNLRTLCAIGGAGKFSDFFKFKWKDQLWNLTVVLGAIIGGFLATHYLSNDNLMDLNPKTVTELQNMGFQNAGASLLPNELFSIEALKSPKTLIILIIGGILVGFGTRYAGGCTSGHAITGLSSLQKPSLIAVIGFFIGGLIMTNLILPLIF; from the coding sequence ATGCAAATACTATTAAATCCTTGGCCATGGTATGTATCGGGTCCTTTAATAGCCTTAGTTATGGCGCTACTACTCTATTTCGGAAAAAACTTCGGAATGTCATCAAATCTACGCACACTTTGTGCCATTGGTGGAGCAGGTAAATTTTCCGATTTTTTCAAATTTAAATGGAAAGATCAACTATGGAACCTAACCGTAGTTTTAGGCGCCATAATTGGCGGTTTCCTAGCCACCCACTATCTATCTAACGATAATCTAATGGATTTAAATCCAAAAACCGTTACCGAACTTCAAAATATGGGCTTCCAAAACGCAGGCGCATCACTTTTACCAAACGAGCTTTTTAGTATCGAAGCCTTAAAATCTCCAAAAACATTAATAATATTAATCATTGGCGGTATACTCGTAGGTTTTGGAACACGATACGCTGGCGGATGCACATCTGGCCATGCCATAACAGGACTTAGCAGCTTACAAAAACCATCATTAATTGCGGTAATAGGCTTTTTTATTGGAGGATTAATTATGACGAACCTAATTTTACCATTAATATTCTAA
- the prmA gene encoding 50S ribosomal protein L11 methyltransferase, with product MSNIIYIGYYFKVTPLQPGVEILIAELGYAGFESFVENEDGVTAYIQKEEWNADILNDIQILDSDEFEITFEFDEIEQTNWNEEWEKNFNPIIVDDACSVRAPFHEKPDTTYDIIIEPKMSFGTGHHETTHMMIQHVLKNDLTNKSVLDMGCGTGVLAILAEMKGAKPLDAVDYDNWCYLNSLENVERNNSKHITVIEGDASVLKDKSYDVIIANINRNILLQDMAVYASCLNKNGMLFLSGFYAEDIPLITAECEKYLLKFEEKLERNNWVSLKFLN from the coding sequence ATGTCAAACATCATTTATATCGGTTACTACTTTAAAGTAACCCCATTACAACCTGGAGTTGAAATTTTAATAGCAGAGCTTGGTTACGCAGGTTTCGAAAGTTTTGTAGAAAACGAAGACGGCGTTACCGCATACATCCAAAAAGAAGAATGGAATGCAGATATTTTAAACGATATTCAAATATTAGATTCTGATGAATTTGAGATTACTTTTGAATTCGATGAAATAGAACAAACCAATTGGAATGAAGAATGGGAAAAGAATTTTAACCCAATAATTGTTGATGATGCTTGTTCTGTTCGTGCACCATTTCATGAAAAACCAGATACAACTTACGATATTATTATTGAACCAAAAATGAGTTTTGGAACGGGACATCATGAAACGACACATATGATGATTCAGCATGTTTTGAAAAATGATTTGACTAATAAATCGGTTTTAGATATGGGTTGTGGTACAGGTGTTTTAGCAATCCTAGCCGAAATGAAAGGAGCTAAACCATTAGATGCTGTAGATTATGATAATTGGTGTTACCTAAATAGTTTAGAAAATGTAGAACGTAACAATTCTAAACATATTACGGTTATTGAAGGAGATGCCTCTGTTTTAAAAGATAAAAGCTACGATGTAATTATAGCAAACATTAACAGAAATATTTTACTTCAAGATATGGCTGTTTATGCATCTTGTTTAAACAAAAACGGTATGTTATTTTTAAGCGGATTTTATGCTGAAGATATCCCGTTAATAACAGCCGAATGTGAAAAATATTTGTTAAAATTTGAAGAAAAGTTGGAAAGAAACAATTGGGTATCGTTAAAATTTTTAAATTAG
- the tpiA gene encoding triose-phosphate isomerase, with translation MRKNIVAGNWKMNNDLAQTEALITALKKQTTTSNAEVMVAPTFTNLFQAYDALKDSNIEVIAQNMHFAENGAYTGEISANMLKSIGVNTVILGHSERREYFNETDELLAKKTDTALAKGMRVIFCFGEELADRKSGNEETIVGNQIKNALFHLEASAFQSIVLAYEPVWAIGTGETASPEQAQDMHAFVRKTLADKYGNDVADEVSILYGGSVKPANAEEIFSKPDVDGGLIGGAALNADDFFAIVNAF, from the coding sequence ATGAGAAAAAACATTGTAGCAGGGAATTGGAAAATGAATAACGATTTAGCGCAAACAGAAGCGTTAATAACTGCTTTAAAAAAACAAACAACAACCTCTAATGCCGAAGTAATGGTAGCACCAACCTTTACCAATTTATTTCAGGCTTACGACGCTTTAAAAGATTCTAATATCGAAGTTATTGCACAAAATATGCATTTTGCAGAAAATGGAGCTTATACAGGTGAAATTAGCGCAAATATGTTAAAAAGTATTGGTGTTAATACCGTGATTTTAGGACATAGTGAACGTCGTGAGTATTTTAATGAAACCGATGAGTTGTTAGCTAAAAAAACAGATACAGCTTTAGCGAAAGGTATGCGTGTTATATTCTGTTTTGGTGAAGAATTGGCAGATAGAAAATCTGGAAATGAAGAAACAATTGTTGGTAACCAAATAAAGAATGCTTTATTTCATTTAGAAGCATCTGCTTTTCAAAGTATTGTATTGGCTTATGAACCTGTTTGGGCTATTGGAACAGGAGAAACTGCAAGTCCAGAGCAAGCTCAAGATATGCATGCATTTGTTAGAAAAACATTAGCCGATAAGTACGGGAATGATGTGGCCGATGAGGTTTCAATTCTTTACGGAGGAAGTGTTAAACCTGCAAATGCTGAAGAAATTTTCTCTAAACCAGACGTAGATGGTGGTTTAATTGGTGGAGCGGCACTTAATGCTGACGATTTTTTCGCAATTGTTAATGCATTTTAA